A stretch of DNA from Candidatus Zixiibacteriota bacterium:
CGGAGTAAAGCTGGTCTCTGATGGCTCGATCTATCTTGAAACACTCGTCTCCCTGGAAAATTCAGGGGTAGAGGTACTTTCCTGCTCCACCTGCCTGAATTATTACGGGCTTACGGAAAAAGTCAAGGTTGGAAAGAAAAGCAATATGGCGGAGATCACGGGGATATTATTAAAATCTGAGGTCACAATCACTATTTAGTATGTTATAATCTGGTAGCCGCCCTACGGGCGCTTTTGAACTCATCCCTTGACCCCTTTTCTTAAAAAGAGAAGGGAAGGCATTCCCTCTCTTTATAAGAGAGGGATTAAGGGTAAGTTATTCAACTGCAAGCTAAAGTCCGAGAAGCCGGAGACTACGTCTGGTGCCCATACGGGCTGGCTGGCTCGTAGCCACCGTAGGACTTGCGACTACCGTTTATTTTTGCAGGGCTGGAAACCCTGCCTACGAGTTGTTACGGTTTAATTATGTCTAAAAGAGAATATTTTGACAGGTATGCTCACAAATGGGATCGGCTCTGTCATTTAGAGACTGAAGATAAACTGGAAAAACTCCTCAGATGCTTCAGACTCAAGAAAGGCTCACAGGTTCTGGATTTAGGATGCGGGACTGGTATTCTGTTTCCCCATATCCTGAAAGCCATCGGCAGGAAAGGCAGGGTTTTTGGGGTAGATTTGTCTGAACAGATGCTGCTGGAGGCAAGGAGGAAACATCGGGATGAAAATATCTTCCTGATCTGTGCCCCTGCGGAGAACCTTCCCTTTCTGCCGGAATCTTTAGATTATGTGATTGCTTTTGCTTCTTTCCCTCACTTTGAAAAGAAAGCCAAAGCTATCAAAGAGATTAGCAGGGTTTTGAAAAAGGGTGGGAGATTTTTCATCGCTCATCTGCTGGGGAGAAAAGAGTTGCGGGAGCATCATCGGTCATCTGGGGACATTGAGGTCATGAGGGATATTCTGCCGGCTGAAAAAGTTCTAAAGAGGATGTTAAAAAGGGAGGGATTTAAAAAGATAGTCATAATAGACAAACCTTCCTTATACATAGCCTGTGGGTCAAAATGAGAATCTCTGCAAAACAGATCAGCCTGAGCGGATTATTCATTTCGCTGGGAATAGTCGTTCCTTTTCTTTTTCATCAGTTCGGCTTGGCGGGCAGGATTTTTTCGCCGATGCATTTTCCAGTCTTTTTCGCCGGGATTTTGATTGGACCTTTAAGTGGTGCTGTGGTTGGCTTCTTATCTCCGATCTTAAGTTTTTTCCTGACTGGAATGCCGCCTCCTTATGCAGTCCCTTTGATGGCTTTGGAACTTCCGGTTTATGGACTTACTATAGGCTTGCTCTGCAGATATCTCAAAGCACCTCTTATAGTTAATCTGCTGGTTTCAATGGTCGCAGGCAGAATTGCATTCGCGCTTGGGATATTCATAATAGGGTCTTTTGTCAAACTTCCTGTAAGTTTTATCTCTTTCTTAGAAGCCTCTTTTATAACCGGGCTTCCGGGTATCTTTCTTCAGTTAATCATTATCCCCGCTTTAGCCATCAGGTTGAAAAAAATTCCAGCTTTTTCAGGAAAGCTCTAACTGATTTCAGAATAACACTACTCTGGTAGGTCAAAAGGTAAACCTAAAGGTTTACACTCCACTGTCTGGGATTCAATCAGAACAATTCTGTCATAAGTCTTTCTATGATTAAGCTTTCTATTATTTTTCCGAAAATAGAAGAATAGGGGGAGAAGAGTATGAAAAATATCCAGAATGAAATAAAAAAGATCGAAAGAAAAGACTGGCATCTCTGGATTTTGACTTCCGGGGTTTTTTTGAGCTTGGTTACCTTTGTTCTTCTTCTGATTTTCTATTCAGATGTGAGAAATTTATATGAAAAAGAGTTCTCCAGTTACACCTACAATCTTCTCTTCGTTGGGTTTACAGGCATATCTCTTCTTTTCTTAGCCTACATTCTCCTTAAAGAGAAATCCATAAAAAAGCTGCGTCAGGAGCTTTATAAAGAAAAGGTTTTCTCACAGTCCCTGGAAGAGCGGTTTCAAGAACTTAAAGCTCTATTCGAGGTCAGCACCTTGGTGAATTCCGAGATAGAGCTTTCTTTAATCTTAGATATGATCTCCAAAACAGTGCGGGATTACCTTCAGACTGACAGGTGCTCTGTTTTGCTCTTTGACAAAAAGAAAAAAAAGCTGGTCTGCGTGTCAGCTCATGGGGTCTCAAGTGAGAAGATAAAAAATACTGAGCTGAACCCGGGTGAGAGTGTAGCTGGCTGGGTTATGACCCACGGTGAACCCCTCCTCTTGGGAGATGAATTGCAGGAGGATAAGTTTAAAAACTTTGTCTCCAAGGAAGAGAAGATATCTTCTTCTTTATCGGTCCCTTTGAAGGTCAAGAATGTGGTAAAAGGTGTTTTGAACGTCTGTATGGTCAAAGGAGAAAGGAAATTCAATGAAATGGATCTAAAACTGGTCTCGATATTCGCCCAGAACGTTGCAGTTTCCATTGAAAAGACAGAGTTATACCAGGAGGTAAAAAAACAGGCAGAAGTTTTAGAAAAAACTTTAGAGGATTTGAAAAAGACCCAGGGACAATTAATTCAATCAGAAAAAATGAGGGTCTTAGGAGACCTGGCAGAAGGGATAGTCCACGATTTTAACAACATCCTCGGGATTATAACTGGCAGAGCTGAGCTTCTTTTGAAACAGGCTAAAGAAGAAGGACTTATAAAAGGGTTAATGTTAATCGAACAGGTAGCTAATGACGGGGCTGAGATAATCCGGAGATTGTGGGAGTATACCAAGATCGGGCAAGAGTCGATCTTCATTAAAGTCGATCTGAACAAGATACTCAGACAGGTGGTGGAACTGACCAGTTTCAAGTGGAAGGATGAAGCATTAGCCAGGGGGATTAACATCAATATCGATATGGACTTAAAAGAAATAAATCCTATTGCAGGTAACCCTTCGGAGATAAGGGAAGTATTTGTTAACTTACTCTTGAATGCAATAGAAGCGCTGCCAAAGGGAGGGAAGATCATTTTAGGCACCAGGATGGAAAACGATTATGTCTTAGCCTGGGTGAAAGATGCTGGCATTGGAATGAAAGAGGAGGTCAAATCGAAAATCTTTGAGCCTTTCTACACTTTGAAAGGAGAAAAAGGAATGGGTTTGGGCTTGACCATTGCATCCGGAATAGTCTCAAAACACCAGGGAACTATGTCAGTTGATTCAGAGTTAGGTGAAGGGACTTGCATCTGGTTGAAATTTCCGGTTTCCAGGAAAGCCCGGGAGGAAGAAGAAAAAATCACGGTTATCGATTTTCAGCCAGCCAATATCTTAGTAATTGAGGATGAGAAGAATATGCGGGACATAATCCTGGAGATGCTGAGCGAACAGGGTCATTCAGTTACCTTAGCTGTGGATGGAAAACAGGGGATTGAATTTTTCAAAAGAGGTATTTACGACCTGGTTCTGACGAACCTGTCTATGCCTGAAATGTCCGGCTGGGAAGTTATCAGGGAGATTAAATCAGCAAATCCTTATGTCAAAGTGGCATTGATGACCGGGTGCGGAACCCAGACAAAGGAAGAAGAGGCAAAGGCAAAGGGGGCTGATTTTTTGATTTCAAAACCTTTTAAAAAGAACCAATTGCTCTTCGCAGTTTCTGAAGCCATAAAAAAGAATAAGAATTTTTTACCTGAAGGAAATTTAATCTGTAAAAAGTCATAAAATTCTACATTTTGATA
This window harbors:
- a CDS encoding class I SAM-dependent methyltransferase; the encoded protein is MSKREYFDRYAHKWDRLCHLETEDKLEKLLRCFRLKKGSQVLDLGCGTGILFPHILKAIGRKGRVFGVDLSEQMLLEARRKHRDENIFLICAPAENLPFLPESLDYVIAFASFPHFEKKAKAIKEISRVLKKGGRFFIAHLLGRKELREHHRSSGDIEVMRDILPAEKVLKRMLKREGFKKIVIIDKPSLYIACGSK
- a CDS encoding sulfurtransferase-like selenium metabolism protein YedF: GVKLVSDGSIYLETLVSLENSGVEVLSCSTCLNYYGLTEKVKVGKKSNMAEITGILLKSEVTITI
- a CDS encoding ECF transporter S component, with product MRISAKQISLSGLFISLGIVVPFLFHQFGLAGRIFSPMHFPVFFAGILIGPLSGAVVGFLSPILSFFLTGMPPPYAVPLMALELPVYGLTIGLLCRYLKAPLIVNLLVSMVAGRIAFALGIFIIGSFVKLPVSFISFLEASFITGLPGIFLQLIIIPALAIRLKKIPAFSGKL
- a CDS encoding response regulator — its product is MKNIQNEIKKIERKDWHLWILTSGVFLSLVTFVLLLIFYSDVRNLYEKEFSSYTYNLLFVGFTGISLLFLAYILLKEKSIKKLRQELYKEKVFSQSLEERFQELKALFEVSTLVNSEIELSLILDMISKTVRDYLQTDRCSVLLFDKKKKKLVCVSAHGVSSEKIKNTELNPGESVAGWVMTHGEPLLLGDELQEDKFKNFVSKEEKISSSLSVPLKVKNVVKGVLNVCMVKGERKFNEMDLKLVSIFAQNVAVSIEKTELYQEVKKQAEVLEKTLEDLKKTQGQLIQSEKMRVLGDLAEGIVHDFNNILGIITGRAELLLKQAKEEGLIKGLMLIEQVANDGAEIIRRLWEYTKIGQESIFIKVDLNKILRQVVELTSFKWKDEALARGININIDMDLKEINPIAGNPSEIREVFVNLLLNAIEALPKGGKIILGTRMENDYVLAWVKDAGIGMKEEVKSKIFEPFYTLKGEKGMGLGLTIASGIVSKHQGTMSVDSELGEGTCIWLKFPVSRKAREEEEKITVIDFQPANILVIEDEKNMRDIILEMLSEQGHSVTLAVDGKQGIEFFKRGIYDLVLTNLSMPEMSGWEVIREIKSANPYVKVALMTGCGTQTKEEEAKAKGADFLISKPFKKNQLLFAVSEAIKKNKNFLPEGNLICKKS